The proteins below come from a single Serratia ficaria genomic window:
- a CDS encoding LysR family transcriptional regulator codes for MAAIELRRLRAFVTVVEEGNITRAAERLFIQQPPLTRLLQGLEDELEVKLLQRLPRGVRVTEAGKVLFDEARALLARAEHLTEAVRRAARGEQGHIAIGFTSSAALHPFVPNLLRRYRDILPGIATQLEEAGSGELMDALVDQRLDVAFVRSPASGIPGLTVEPVLSEPMIAALPVGHRLAVESPAPLPLDALAHEAFILYRRPAGQGLYDAILAACHRAGFSPRIVQEAPRLPATLSLVGAGLGLSIVPASMRRLSGDGIVYRAIAADAQLSAPLYLALRSNQTSAMVERFRQLVAETALADYSA; via the coding sequence ATGGCAGCCATTGAACTGCGGCGCCTGCGGGCGTTCGTTACCGTAGTGGAAGAAGGCAACATCACCCGCGCCGCCGAGCGGCTGTTTATTCAGCAGCCGCCGCTGACCCGCTTGCTGCAGGGGCTGGAAGACGAGCTGGAGGTCAAGCTGCTGCAGCGGCTGCCGCGCGGGGTGCGCGTTACCGAAGCGGGCAAGGTGCTGTTTGACGAAGCGCGCGCCCTGCTGGCCCGCGCGGAACATCTCACCGAGGCGGTGCGCCGCGCCGCGCGCGGTGAACAGGGGCATATCGCCATCGGCTTCACCAGCTCCGCCGCGCTGCATCCGTTCGTGCCCAACCTGCTGCGCCGCTACCGCGACATTTTGCCGGGCATCGCCACCCAGCTGGAAGAGGCCGGCAGCGGTGAATTGATGGACGCCCTGGTGGATCAGCGGCTCGACGTCGCCTTCGTGCGCTCGCCGGCCAGCGGCATTCCCGGATTGACCGTCGAGCCGGTGCTCAGCGAACCGATGATCGCCGCCCTGCCGGTGGGCCATCGGCTGGCGGTGGAAAGCCCGGCGCCGCTGCCGCTGGATGCGCTGGCCCACGAAGCCTTTATTCTCTACCGTCGCCCGGCCGGCCAGGGGCTGTACGACGCCATTCTGGCCGCCTGTCACCGCGCCGGTTTCAGCCCGCGCATCGTGCAGGAAGCGCCGCGCCTGCCGGCCACCCTCAGCCTGGTCGGCGCCGGTTTGGGCCTGTCGATCGTACCGGCCTCCATGCGCCGGTTAAGCGGCGACGGCATCGTTTACCGCGCCATTGCCGCAGATGCGCAGCTCAGCGCCCCGCTGTATCTGGCGCTGCGCAGCAACCAGACCTCGGCCATGGTTGAACGCTTTCGCCAATTGGTGGCCGAGACGGCGCTGGCCGATTACTCCGCCTGA
- a CDS encoding chromate transporter: protein MSDANALNNRPQGKPGNGELFLGFLWLGLIGFGGVLPLARSMLVEQRRWLSGEQFTELLGLCQFLPGGNVINLSVAVGMEFRGLRGALCALLGLISAPTAIVVGLGMVYARFQDDPHVQHVFAGLAAAAAGLLLSTGLKMLLPLRGKWPALAVVALALVAIAWLRLPLLPTMLVLAPLSILLMWRMPS, encoded by the coding sequence ATGTCTGATGCGAATGCGTTAAACAACCGCCCGCAGGGCAAGCCGGGCAACGGCGAGCTGTTTTTGGGTTTTTTGTGGCTGGGCCTGATTGGCTTTGGCGGCGTGCTGCCGCTGGCGCGCAGCATGCTGGTGGAGCAACGGCGCTGGCTGAGCGGCGAACAGTTTACCGAGCTGCTCGGGCTGTGCCAGTTTCTGCCCGGCGGCAATGTGATCAACCTGTCGGTGGCGGTGGGCATGGAGTTCCGCGGCCTGCGCGGCGCGCTGTGCGCCTTGCTCGGGCTGATCAGCGCGCCGACGGCGATCGTGGTGGGGTTGGGCATGGTGTACGCCCGCTTTCAGGACGACCCGCATGTCCAGCACGTTTTTGCCGGCTTGGCGGCGGCGGCGGCCGGGCTGCTGCTGTCCACCGGGCTGAAAATGCTGCTGCCGCTGCGCGGTAAATGGCCGGCGTTGGCGGTTGTCGCGCTGGCATTGGTCGCCATCGCCTGGCTGCGCTTGCCGCTGCTGCCGACCATGCTGGTGCTGGCGCCGCTGAGCATTCTGCTGATGTGGCGGATGCCGTCATGA
- a CDS encoding chromate transporter, with amino-acid sequence MIGVLIALAMIFTELSLLAFGGGMTILPEMQRQVVEVHQWMSAREFSALFAMAQAVPGPNMMIVPLVGWHVAGWAGLLVSSVAKFGPSSIVTLLVMGAWRRFKDRPWRRIVQAGLVPLTVGLVAASGVLIAEASAPNWPLAAIVALATALSMSKRIHPLWVLAGGAALGLLMA; translated from the coding sequence ATGATCGGCGTACTGATCGCGCTGGCGATGATTTTCACCGAGCTTTCGCTGCTGGCGTTCGGCGGCGGCATGACCATACTGCCGGAGATGCAGCGGCAGGTGGTGGAGGTGCATCAGTGGATGAGCGCCCGGGAGTTCAGCGCGCTGTTCGCCATGGCGCAGGCCGTGCCGGGGCCGAACATGATGATCGTGCCGCTGGTCGGCTGGCACGTCGCCGGTTGGGCGGGGCTGCTGGTGTCTTCAGTCGCCAAATTCGGGCCGTCTTCGATCGTCACGCTGTTGGTGATGGGCGCCTGGCGGCGCTTCAAGGATCGGCCGTGGCGGCGCATCGTACAGGCCGGGCTGGTGCCGCTGACCGTTGGGCTGGTGGCGGCCAGCGGGGTGTTGATCGCCGAAGCCTCGGCGCCCAACTGGCCGCTGGCGGCGATCGTTGCGCTGGCCACCGCGCTGAGCATGAGCAAGCGCATTCACCCGCTGTGGGTGTTGGCCGGCGGCGCCGCGCTCGGGCTGCTGATGGCCTGA
- a CDS encoding protease inhibitor Inh/omp19 family protein produces the protein MSLLCSSALGSSLPLPEPSALKGHWRLSAIDGGGVACDVELSDEKVADTNAYRFSASPQCLQPLALKEAPVAWRPTPDGMTLTNADGGMVAFLALTAPKRYELVDRNGPSRFMLTPR, from the coding sequence ATGAGCTTATTGTGCAGCAGTGCGCTGGGCAGTTCACTGCCGTTGCCGGAACCTTCCGCGCTGAAAGGCCATTGGCGGCTGAGCGCCATCGACGGCGGCGGCGTAGCCTGCGACGTCGAGCTGAGCGACGAAAAAGTGGCGGACACCAACGCCTATCGCTTCAGCGCTTCGCCGCAGTGCCTGCAGCCGCTGGCGCTGAAAGAAGCGCCGGTCGCCTGGCGGCCGACGCCGGACGGCATGACGCTGACCAACGCCGACGGCGGCATGGTGGCGTTTCTGGCGCTGACCGCGCCAAAACGCTATGAATTGGTCGACCGCAACGGCCCTTCACGCTTTATGCTGACCCCGCGCTAA
- a CDS encoding serralysin family metalloprotease — MSRNQHDILQDDDEFTSLAATSPDDHNDRFYYHQPGSIYDGFGYGAVLTLGNANLYSNQRGGEPIANLGKNRDNYGFDRAADQLTRSGLTHNGDRVDHQSVDLTYSFLTQSALDRIGQTGDGDKGLQPLTQAAQAQALKSMQAWADVANVTFTEAPSTDLNHRADITFAYFTLRADGSVAAGSGEKAINAYAYYPPTSRPGADNSDAGTVWFNKNFATHQAPVSGDFSSQTFTHELGHALGLSHPGAYDAARGNPSYQHDAEYYQDSLQYSIMSYFDASYTGADAKGVYGYGPMVDDIAAIQKLYGANMSTRTGDTVYGFNSNTGRDFLTATADNGQPVNFAVWDAGGNDTLDFSGYGQQQTINLNDGAFSSVGGGEQNVAIARGAIVENAIGGSGRDVIIGNDQDNLLAGNAGSDVLYGGLGADHLWGGKDANNFTDYFVYLSAKESTPTAFDVIEDFEHGIDKIDLSGLRFNDSLSELRFIDADSGFSGRSGEIQLNFDAFSGTTDLLLNTQNHGYAADFKIQVVGQVEQSDILFA, encoded by the coding sequence ATGAGCCGTAACCAGCATGACATTTTGCAAGATGATGATGAGTTCACCAGCCTGGCCGCCACATCCCCCGACGATCATAACGATCGGTTCTACTATCACCAGCCCGGCAGCATCTACGACGGCTTCGGCTACGGCGCGGTGCTGACGCTGGGCAACGCCAACCTTTACAGCAACCAGCGCGGCGGCGAACCGATCGCTAACCTCGGCAAAAACCGCGACAACTACGGTTTCGACCGCGCCGCCGATCAGCTGACGCGCAGCGGCCTGACGCATAACGGCGATCGGGTTGATCACCAGTCGGTGGATTTGACCTACTCGTTTCTGACGCAAAGCGCGCTAGACCGCATCGGCCAGACCGGCGACGGCGACAAGGGGCTACAGCCGTTGACCCAGGCGGCGCAGGCGCAGGCGCTGAAATCGATGCAGGCCTGGGCCGACGTGGCGAACGTCACCTTTACCGAAGCGCCGTCGACCGATCTCAATCACCGGGCGGACATCACCTTCGCCTACTTTACCCTGCGCGCCGACGGCAGCGTGGCGGCAGGCAGCGGTGAGAAAGCCATCAACGCCTATGCCTACTATCCGCCCACTTCACGGCCCGGCGCGGATAACAGCGACGCCGGCACGGTGTGGTTCAACAAGAACTTCGCCACCCACCAGGCACCGGTTTCCGGCGACTTCAGCAGCCAGACGTTTACCCACGAACTGGGGCATGCGCTGGGGTTGTCGCACCCGGGGGCCTACGACGCAGCGCGGGGCAACCCGAGTTACCAACATGACGCCGAGTACTACCAGGACTCGCTGCAGTACTCGATCATGAGCTATTTCGACGCCTCCTACACCGGCGCGGACGCCAAAGGGGTCTACGGCTACGGCCCGATGGTCGATGACATCGCCGCCATCCAGAAACTGTACGGCGCCAATATGAGCACCCGCACCGGCGATACCGTCTATGGCTTCAATTCCAACACCGGGCGCGATTTTCTGACGGCGACGGCGGATAACGGCCAGCCGGTCAACTTTGCGGTGTGGGACGCCGGCGGCAACGACACGCTGGATTTCTCCGGCTACGGCCAACAGCAGACGATCAATCTGAACGACGGCGCCTTTTCCAGCGTGGGCGGCGGTGAGCAGAACGTGGCCATCGCCCGCGGCGCGATCGTCGAGAACGCCATTGGCGGCAGCGGCCGCGACGTGATTATCGGCAACGATCAGGACAACCTGCTGGCGGGCAACGCCGGTTCCGACGTGCTGTACGGCGGGCTGGGCGCCGATCATTTGTGGGGCGGCAAAGACGCCAATAACTTCACCGATTATTTTGTTTATCTCAGCGCCAAAGAGTCCACCCCGACGGCGTTCGACGTGATTGAGGATTTCGAACACGGCATCGACAAGATCGATCTCTCCGGTCTGCGCTTCAACGATAGCCTGAGCGAGCTGCGCTTTATCGACGCCGACAGCGGATTCAGCGGCCGGTCAGGGGAGATCCAGCTCAACTTCGACGCCTTCAGCGGCACCACCGATCTGCTGCTGAACACCCAAAACCACGGCTATGCCGCCGACTTCAAGATCCAGGTGGTCGGGCAGGTGGAGCAGAGCGATATTTTGTTTGCCTGA
- a CDS encoding dihydrofolate reductase family protein, whose amino-acid sequence MRHIIVGAFISLDGVMQAPGGPEEDLTGGFRFGGWTVPYWDDAIAEAMGETFAQPFDLLLGRRTYDIFAAYWPHIATEPDAEGFERLTADIARTFNQATKYVATHHGETLGWQNSQWLGRDIVARLHELKNGQGPALLVQGSSELVQLLLAHDLVDELRLLTYPLMLGGGKRLFGDDAAPAAFRLARSIVSPTGVILAHYRRDGDVATGSFALETAEVEQ is encoded by the coding sequence ATGCGACACATTATCGTCGGCGCGTTCATCAGCCTTGACGGAGTTATGCAGGCGCCGGGCGGACCGGAAGAAGACCTCACCGGCGGTTTCCGCTTCGGCGGCTGGACGGTGCCCTATTGGGACGACGCCATCGCCGAAGCCATGGGCGAGACCTTTGCCCAGCCCTTCGATTTGCTGTTGGGCCGCCGCACCTACGACATTTTCGCCGCCTACTGGCCGCATATCGCCACCGAGCCCGACGCGGAAGGCTTCGAGCGGCTCACCGCCGATATCGCCAGGACCTTCAATCAGGCGACCAAATACGTCGCCACCCATCACGGCGAGACGCTGGGGTGGCAAAACAGCCAGTGGCTGGGGCGGGACATCGTCGCCCGCCTGCACGAGCTGAAAAACGGCCAGGGGCCGGCGTTGTTGGTTCAGGGCAGCAGCGAGCTGGTCCAGCTGTTGCTGGCGCACGATCTGGTGGACGAGCTGCGCCTGCTGACCTACCCGCTGATGCTCGGCGGCGGCAAGCGGCTGTTTGGCGACGACGCGGCGCCGGCGGCCTTCAGGCTGGCCCGCTCCATCGTCTCGCCCACCGGCGTGATCCTCGCGCACTATCGGCGCGACGGCGATGTCGCCACCGGCTCCTTTGCGCTGGAAACCGCAGAGGTTGAACAGTGA
- a CDS encoding alpha/beta fold hydrolase, which translates to MLKLTRCALLFGALAAFTAAAADQTPKYGPELQGFHYPYPLQQFSFSSQGQQLKMGYMDVPPEGEANGRTAVLMHGKNFCAATWQDSIKALSKAGYRVIAPDQIGFCSSTKPQHYQYSFQQLAQNTRDLLQNLKIGKAIIVGHSTGGMLATRYSLMYPQAVERLVMVNPIGLEDWKAKGVPWRSVDQWFERELKTSAEGIRSYELKTYYVGRWKPEYDRWVDMLAGLNNGPGHRLVAWNSALIYDMIFTQPVYYEFKDLQTPTTLMIGTADTTAIGSDVAPPAVKATLGHYEVLGKQAAKLIPHATLVEFPGLGHAPQMEQPERFNQALLKALRP; encoded by the coding sequence ATGCTGAAATTGACCCGCTGCGCGCTGCTGTTCGGCGCGCTGGCCGCGTTCACCGCCGCGGCCGCCGACCAAACGCCGAAGTACGGCCCCGAGCTGCAGGGCTTCCACTACCCTTACCCGCTGCAGCAATTCAGCTTCAGCTCGCAGGGGCAGCAGTTGAAGATGGGTTACATGGACGTGCCGCCGGAGGGGGAAGCCAACGGCCGCACCGCGGTGCTGATGCACGGCAAAAACTTCTGCGCCGCCACCTGGCAGGACAGCATCAAGGCGCTGAGCAAGGCCGGTTACCGGGTCATTGCGCCGGATCAGATCGGCTTTTGCTCCTCCACCAAGCCGCAGCATTATCAGTACAGCTTCCAGCAGCTGGCGCAAAACACCCGCGACCTGTTGCAAAACCTCAAAATCGGCAAGGCGATAATCGTCGGCCATTCCACCGGCGGCATGCTGGCGACGCGCTACAGCCTGATGTACCCGCAGGCGGTCGAACGGCTGGTGATGGTCAACCCGATCGGGCTGGAAGACTGGAAGGCCAAAGGCGTGCCGTGGCGCAGCGTCGATCAATGGTTCGAGCGCGAGCTGAAAACCTCTGCCGAAGGCATTCGCAGCTATGAGCTGAAGACCTATTACGTCGGGCGCTGGAAACCGGAGTACGATCGCTGGGTGGACATGCTGGCCGGGTTGAACAACGGGCCGGGGCACCGGCTGGTGGCCTGGAATTCGGCGCTGATCTACGACATGATCTTCACCCAGCCGGTGTACTACGAATTCAAAGATCTGCAAACCCCGACCACCCTGATGATCGGCACCGCCGACACCACCGCCATCGGCAGCGACGTCGCCCCGCCGGCGGTCAAGGCGACGCTCGGCCACTACGAGGTGCTGGGCAAACAGGCGGCGAAGCTGATCCCGCACGCCACGCTGGTCGAGTTCCCGGGGCTGGGCCATGCGCCGCAGATGGAACAACCCGAGCGGTTTAACCAGGCGCTGCTCAAGGCGCTGCGGCCTTAG
- a CDS encoding phytanoyl-CoA dioxygenase family protein → MNNTLFLHPDRLSVSEFAALCEQQLTLSDYPLAADAQKKVLIYRAQTLLDSAQTDKVAVFSELHRALSSGPGVLVIKNAYPDLAVIARHNRVFEAIFQAESANGGGGDHFAAAGSNGRIWNSLQKAAEQDADAFIDYYANPTLALVSEAWLGPWYQMTAQVNVVRPGGKAQQPHRDYHLGFQENRDVQRFPLPLQQLSQYLTLQGAVAHSAMPLESGPTQLLPFSQRYAGGYLAWRQPAFIDYFQRHAIQLPLEQGDALFFNPALFHAAGDNLTADRMRIANLLQISSAFGKPMETVNRLRLLQAIYPALRQRHRQGGLGEAGLAALVAAAADGYSFPTNLDSDPPIGGLAPQTQQQLLLQALDEDWDAPQFTQQLERQRQLRSA, encoded by the coding sequence ATGAATAACACGCTGTTTTTGCACCCGGATCGGCTGTCGGTCAGCGAGTTTGCGGCGTTATGTGAGCAACAGCTAACATTAAGCGATTATCCGCTGGCCGCCGATGCGCAGAAAAAGGTGCTGATTTACCGCGCTCAGACGCTGCTCGACAGCGCCCAAACCGACAAAGTCGCGGTATTCAGCGAACTGCACCGCGCATTGTCCAGCGGCCCCGGCGTGCTGGTGATTAAAAACGCCTACCCGGATCTGGCGGTGATTGCGCGCCATAACCGGGTGTTCGAGGCGATTTTTCAGGCGGAATCCGCCAACGGCGGCGGTGGCGATCACTTCGCCGCCGCCGGCAGCAACGGCCGCATCTGGAACTCGCTGCAGAAAGCGGCGGAACAGGATGCGGACGCCTTTATCGACTACTACGCCAACCCGACGCTGGCGCTGGTGAGCGAGGCCTGGCTTGGCCCCTGGTACCAGATGACGGCGCAGGTCAACGTCGTGCGCCCCGGCGGCAAAGCGCAGCAGCCGCACCGCGATTATCACCTGGGCTTTCAGGAAAACCGCGACGTGCAGCGTTTCCCGCTGCCGCTGCAGCAGCTGTCGCAATATCTGACGCTGCAGGGCGCGGTAGCGCATTCGGCGATGCCGCTGGAGTCCGGCCCAACCCAGCTGCTGCCGTTCTCGCAGCGCTATGCGGGCGGTTACCTGGCCTGGCGCCAACCGGCGTTTATCGACTATTTCCAGCGTCATGCGATCCAGCTGCCGCTGGAACAAGGCGACGCGCTGTTTTTCAACCCGGCGCTGTTCCACGCCGCCGGCGACAACCTCACCGCCGATCGGATGCGCATCGCCAACCTGCTGCAGATCTCGTCGGCATTCGGCAAACCAATGGAGACCGTTAACCGGCTGCGCCTGCTGCAGGCCATCTACCCGGCGCTGCGGCAGCGCCATCGGCAGGGAGGCCTGGGCGAAGCCGGGCTGGCGGCGCTGGTGGCCGCCGCCGCCGACGGGTATTCCTTCCCCACCAACCTCGACAGCGATCCGCCGATCGGCGGGCTGGCGCCGCAGACCCAGCAGCAGCTGTTGCTGCAGGCGCTGGACGAAGACTGGGACGCGCCGCAGTTCACGCAGCAGCTCGAGCGGCAACGGCAGCTGCGCAGCGCCTGA
- a CDS encoding SDR family oxidoreductase, translating to MSEDVNKMFSGNYYVVTGGTQGLGAAVAQLLAERGAAGLMLCGRNRQAGAAQVDKLRALGCNAHFIAADIADPAACRKVIAEAERSFGTLHGLVNCAGMSDRGTILDTTPELFDAIFAVNIRAPFFLMQEAIKVMIKHRVAGAIVNIVTITAHGGQSFLAPYAASKGALITLTKNVAFSAMRNRIRVNGLNIGWMDTPHENEIQRQYHDANDDWLAQAEREQPFGRLLKPREVARAVAFMLSEESGMMTGAVVDFDQGVIGCGDGGSPKPERPLSL from the coding sequence ATGAGTGAAGATGTAAATAAAATGTTTTCCGGTAACTATTACGTCGTGACCGGCGGCACCCAGGGGCTGGGCGCGGCGGTGGCGCAGCTGCTGGCGGAGCGCGGCGCCGCCGGGCTGATGCTGTGCGGGCGTAACCGGCAGGCCGGCGCGGCTCAGGTGGATAAGCTGCGCGCGCTCGGCTGCAACGCCCACTTTATTGCGGCGGACATCGCCGATCCGGCGGCCTGCCGCAAGGTGATCGCCGAGGCGGAGCGCAGCTTCGGCACCTTGCACGGCCTGGTGAACTGCGCCGGCATGTCCGACCGCGGCACCATCCTCGACACCACCCCGGAGCTGTTCGACGCCATCTTCGCCGTTAACATCCGCGCGCCCTTCTTCCTGATGCAGGAAGCGATCAAAGTGATGATCAAACATCGGGTGGCCGGAGCGATCGTTAACATCGTCACCATTACCGCGCACGGCGGCCAGTCGTTCCTCGCGCCGTACGCCGCCTCGAAGGGCGCGCTGATCACCCTGACCAAAAACGTCGCCTTCAGCGCGATGCGCAATCGCATCCGGGTCAACGGCCTCAATATCGGTTGGATGGATACGCCGCACGAAAATGAAATTCAGCGTCAATACCATGACGCCAATGACGACTGGCTGGCGCAGGCCGAGCGGGAACAACCGTTCGGCCGGTTGTTGAAACCGCGGGAGGTGGCGCGAGCGGTGGCGTTTATGCTGTCTGAAGAGTCCGGCATGATGACCGGCGCCGTCGTCGATTTTGACCAGGGGGTGATCGGCTGCGGCGACGGCGGCTCACCGAAACCAGAACGGCCGCTGAGCCTGTAA
- a CDS encoding LacI family DNA-binding transcriptional regulator — MKFSIKQIAAQAGVSKATVDRALHQRGKVHPQTLRRIEQALQDLESQQRSLLASGRTLTIDVVLHTPQRFSQLVSDALCSQLGGFAPFRVTLRFHIFEQASTEELANTLERCRTLGSYGVILKVSDEQRLNDAVDRLWQQGIPVVTLVTDLPQSRRISYIGMDNRAAGRTAAYLLARWLPPEPQRVAVVLSSQGFRGEEERESGFRQWLRERAPQLRVLEISGGLGVHAPTLERVTDTLRRYPDIHAVYSVGGGNSAIVAAFERLRRPLKVFIGHDLDRENRQLLAQEKIDAVIDHDLQRDARSTFQIILQYHGFISGEVAGPAFSRVNVVTPFNIGMA, encoded by the coding sequence ATGAAATTCTCTATCAAGCAGATCGCCGCGCAGGCCGGCGTCAGCAAAGCGACGGTGGATCGCGCGCTGCACCAGCGCGGCAAGGTGCACCCGCAAACGCTGCGGCGCATCGAGCAGGCGCTGCAGGATTTGGAAAGCCAGCAGCGCAGCCTGTTGGCCAGCGGCCGCACCCTGACGATCGACGTGGTGCTGCATACGCCGCAGCGTTTCAGCCAGCTGGTGAGCGACGCGCTTTGCAGCCAGCTAGGCGGCTTTGCGCCGTTTCGCGTTACGCTGCGCTTTCATATTTTCGAGCAGGCGAGCACCGAAGAACTGGCGAATACGCTGGAGCGCTGCCGCACGCTGGGCTCTTACGGCGTGATCCTCAAGGTGAGCGATGAGCAGCGGCTGAACGACGCCGTCGACCGGCTTTGGCAGCAGGGCATTCCGGTGGTGACGCTGGTGACCGACCTGCCGCAAAGCCGGCGCATCAGCTATATCGGCATGGACAACCGCGCCGCCGGGCGCACCGCGGCCTATCTGCTGGCGCGCTGGCTGCCGCCGGAGCCGCAGCGGGTGGCGGTGGTGCTCAGCAGCCAGGGTTTTCGCGGCGAAGAGGAGCGCGAGAGCGGCTTTCGGCAATGGTTGCGGGAGCGAGCGCCGCAGCTGCGGGTGCTGGAGATCAGCGGCGGACTGGGAGTGCACGCGCCAACGCTGGAGCGGGTGACGGATACCCTGCGGCGTTACCCGGATATCCACGCCGTCTACAGCGTCGGCGGCGGCAATTCCGCCATCGTGGCGGCGTTCGAACGGCTGCGGCGGCCGTTAAAGGTGTTTATCGGCCACGATCTGGATCGCGAGAATCGCCAGCTGCTGGCGCAGGAGAAAATCGACGCGGTAATCGACCATGATTTACAGCGAGATGCGCGCAGTACCTTTCAGATAATTCTGCAATACCACGGGTTTATTTCGGGCGAAGTCGCCGGACCGGCATTCTCAAGGGTGAACGTGGTCACGCCGTTCAATATTGGCATGGCATGA
- a CDS encoding DcrB-related protein, whose product MSDLSRCAFTEGSVALPEGYADRTVNVLLAGDDVSPSINISRDALQPAEALDGYVSRQLAALGQSLKGWAFKSREPAMLGGDLLAGEWVRASYLRDGKRIWQSQAVFAQADGRVLVFTLAMARKLTPQDDALLQHVLNSYRAA is encoded by the coding sequence ATGTCCGATCTCTCCCGCTGCGCTTTTACCGAGGGCAGCGTTGCCTTGCCGGAAGGCTATGCCGACCGCACCGTCAACGTGCTATTGGCCGGCGATGACGTTTCCCCCTCGATCAATATTTCCCGCGATGCGTTGCAACCGGCGGAAGCCCTCGACGGCTACGTCAGCCGTCAGCTGGCAGCGCTGGGCCAAAGCCTGAAGGGCTGGGCGTTCAAGAGCCGCGAACCGGCGATGCTGGGCGGTGACCTGCTGGCCGGAGAATGGGTGCGCGCCAGCTACCTGCGCGACGGCAAACGCATCTGGCAAAGCCAGGCGGTATTTGCGCAGGCGGATGGCCGGGTGCTGGTGTTTACCCTGGCGATGGCGCGCAAGCTGACGCCGCAGGACGACGCGCTGCTGCAGCACGTGCTGAACAGCTATCGGGCGGCCTGA